In Macrobrachium rosenbergii isolate ZJJX-2024 chromosome 49, ASM4041242v1, whole genome shotgun sequence, the following are encoded in one genomic region:
- the PpV gene encoding serine/threonine-protein phosphatase 6 catalytic subunit produces MADVDKWIELVKDCKYLPESDLKRLCESVCELLLEEGNIQPVSTPVTVCGDIHGQFYDLEELFRTGGQVPDTNYIFMGDFVDRGYYSLETLTRLLTLKVKWPHKITLLRGNHESRQITQVYGFYDECQNKYGNVNAWRYCCKVFDLLTIAAIIDCEIFCVHGGLSPEINTLDQIRTINRNQEIPHKGAFCDLVWSDPEEIDTWSMSPRGAGWLFGVKVTHQFMDTNSLKLICRAHQLVNEGIKYMFEGKLVTVWSAPNYCYRAGNVASILSFTSASEKHAKLFDAVPDDKRVIPPVHTTPYFL; encoded by the exons AGATTATGCGAATCAGTATGTGAATTGTTATTAGAAGAGGGCAACATCCAGCCAGTTTCGACCCCTGTTACTGTATGTGGAGACATACATGGTCAG TTTTATGACCTCGAAGAACTCTTTCGAACCGGGGGTCAGGTTCCCGACACAAATTACATATTTATGGGTGACTTTGTAGATCGAGGATACTACAGCCTAGAAACCCTTACTAGACTTCTCACGCTTAAAGTGAAATGGCCGCACAAGATAACGTTACTTCGAGGAAATCACGAGTCTCGCCAAATTACTCAAGTTTATGGGTTCTACG ACGAGTGCCAAAACAAATATGGAAATGTTAATGCATGGCGGTATTGCTGCAAAGTCTTCGATCTTCTGACTATAGCTGCT ATTattgattgtgaaatattttgcGTCCATGGAGGATTGTCTCCAGAAATTAACACCCTTGATCAAATTAGAACAATAAACAGAAATCAGGAGATTCCACATaaag gtgcCTTCTGTGATTTAGTGTGGAGTGATCCGGAGGAAATTGATACATGGTCTATGTCTCCTAGGGGAGCAGGTTGGCTCTTTGGCGTAAAAGTTACTCATCAGTTTATGGATACTAATAGTTTAAAACTCATCTGTAGAGCTCACCAGCTTGTTAATGAAG GCATCAAGTATATGTTTGAAGGAAAACTAGTGACAGTTTGGTCTGCACCCAACTATTGTTACCGAGCAGGAAATGTAGCCTCCATCCTCTCCTTTACGTCAGCGAGTGAAAAGCATGCCAAGCTTTTCGATGCTGTTCCAGATGACAAGAGAGTGATTCCTCCAGTACACACCACACCTTACTTCCTGTGA